In Achromobacter pestifer, the DNA window GCCGCGCGCAAGGAACGCCACGCGCCGCAGACCGACATACAGCGCGGCTATGCGCGCGACGCCGGCAATAACCGGGCTCAGTTCTACGATCACAACAAGGGCCGGCCGCCCCAAACCTACGTGGACCATCAATCCAATGGCCGGCCGCCTGAAGGCCAGCGTCCGGGCAATGGACGCGACGGACGCGACCGCACCCAGGATGGCGACGGGCGGGACAACCGCGACGGCGGAAACCGGAACGACGCGAATCGCGGCGACACGCAGCGCGGACGCGATATGCCTGCCGGACAGCAAGGCCGCTCCCAGCAACCGCAGGGGCAGCAGGTGCGCGAGCAACCGCAACGCGATCAACAAGCCCAGCAGCCGGCACGGCAGCAACAGCAGCGCGACCAGCAGGCCCAGCAGCAAGCGCGTCAGCAACAGCAGCGTGACCAGCAAGCGCAACAACAGGATCGCCAGCAGCAGCAACGCGACCAGCAGGTGCAGCAACAGGCGCGTCAGCAACAGCAGCGCGACCAGCAGGCGCAACAACAGGCGCGTCAGCAACAGCAGCGCGACCAGCAGGCTCAGCAACAGGCGCGTCAGCAACAGCAGCGCGACCAGCAGGCGCAACAACAGGCGCGTCAGCAACAGCAGCGCGACCAGCAGGTGCAGCAACAGGCGCGTCAGCAACAACAGCGCGACCAGCAGGTGCAGCAACAGGCGCGTCAGCAACAACAGCGTGACCAGCAGGTGCAGCAACAGGCGCGTCAGCAACAACAGCGCGACCAGCAGGTGCAGCAACAGGCGCGTCAGCAACAACAGCGCGATCAACCACGCGGAGACGGCAACGGCAACGGCAATGGCAATGGCCGCGGCGGCTCCGGACGCGATTAGGACGGGCAACGCCGTCGCACCGCTGACTGGACCCTCGCTTCCCGCGCGGCTACAGTAGATCCGTTGCCGCGCGGCCCCTGAGATTCCTGGAGATACCGATGAAGCGCATTGCCCCCTGGTTACTGCTCTGCGGCCTGCTGGCCGGCCCGTCGGCCCAGGCCGCGCTGGACGTGGGCGCCCCGGCGCCGGACTTCAGCACCCAGGCCTCGCTGGGCGGCAAGGTCTACACGTTCACGCTGAACGAGGCGCTCAAGCAAGGCCCGGTGGTGCTGTACTTCTTTCCCGCCGCGTTCACCCAGGGCTGCACGATAGAAGCCCACAACTTCGCCGAAGCCACCGACGAGTACAAGTCCCTGGGCGCCACCGTCATCGGCGTGTCGACCGACAACATCGACACCTTGAACAAATTCTCGGTCAGCGAGTGCCGCGGCAAGTTCGCCGTGGCGGCCGACGGCGACGGCAAAATCATGAAAGCCTACGACGCCGTCCACGACAAGCGTCCCGAATACGCGCAACGCGTTTCCTACGTGATCTCGCCGCAAGGCAAGATCCTGTATGAATACACGGACATGAATCCGGATTCCCACGTGGCCAACACCATGCGCGCGCTGCGCGACTGGAAGGCCAGGCAGTAGACGACGCCGGCAAGCAGCGCGCCGCCAAGGCATACGCTGGGACCAGCCTGGCCAGATCCTCCGCGACTGTCTTGGCCGTCATGGCGGCGGCGGGTTGATGGTGTTTGACTCGAATTTCACGCGGACGGTCTTGCCCGGATCTGCCGCCACTGTCCTGGCGGACAGCACCGCAGTGCCGGGGGAAGAAGGCGCGCGCAGTTCAACCTTGGCCACACCGCTAGCGTTGGTGCTGCTGGTGGCCGCGGCCAGGGCGCCGCGGTCGGTCTTCCAGTTGACGACGATGCCCTCATCCTCCAGATTGCCGTTGACATCCTTCACGGTCGCTGTGAGGGTCAGGGTATCAGTCCCGTCGGCCCGCCCGGAGGTCTTGCTGGCGGTGAGGGAGGTAACCCGGGGGGATGACGGGTCGGCCATCAGCGTCACGCGGACGGTCGCACCCGCATCTCCCGCCCCGACCTTGGCGGTCACCGAGGCCGGGCCGGCAGCGGTCCCTGCCGTCAGCACGGCCGTGGCCGCGCCGCTGGCGTTGGTTTTGCTGGTAGCGCCATCCAGGGTGCCGAGGTCGGTACTCCAATTGACGGTGTGGCCCTCGCCCCCAGGATTGCCGTTGCCGTCCACCACCATCGCCGTGAAGATCACGGAGTCGCGGCCGTTGGCCACGACGCGGGTCTTGCTGGCGGAAGAACTGCCGACGCGATGAGAGGATGCGCCGTTTTTGAAAGTCACCACGGCGAAATTGTTGTTCTGATCATTGGCTCCTGCCTTGGCGCTCACCAACACCTCGCCCGCCACAGTCGGCGCGGTCAGCACGATGTTGGCTACGCCAGCGGCATTGGTCATGCTCGTGGGCGCGGCCAAGGTACCTCCCGTCGTCGTCCAGTGCACGGTGACGCCGGCCCCCACCGGATCGTTGAACTGGTTCCGCACGGCGGCCGTGAAGGTAACGGTGCCGCTGCCGTCGGCCACGCCCGTGCTCTGGCTGGCATTCAAGGTGGTGACGTAGTCCCGGGACGAGTCCGCCACGTAGTTCATGGCAAGGGTCTTGCCCGGATCGTCGGCTACGGCATGGGCCTTCACCAAGA includes these proteins:
- a CDS encoding adenylate cyclase, producing the protein MNTYSRILHPRPWVAAVLLAACAGAAAQTYAPPPAPAAPVYDDGDPANANLALVDRSPEPPPALPVYVQPAAPADGYMWVPGYWSRNRYGFFWVPGAWVLAPYPGALWTPGYWGFVNGLYLWNAGYWGPHVGFYGGINYGFGYTGLGYVGGYWKRDRFYYNRSVTNVNITHVTNVYNRNVVVNNVDNRRVSYHGGPSGIRRDADPRELAARKERHAPQTDIQRGYARDAGNNRAQFYDHNKGRPPQTYVDHQSNGRPPEGQRPGNGRDGRDRTQDGDGRDNRDGGNRNDANRGDTQRGRDMPAGQQGRSQQPQGQQVREQPQRDQQAQQPARQQQQRDQQAQQQARQQQQRDQQAQQQDRQQQQRDQQVQQQARQQQQRDQQAQQQARQQQQRDQQAQQQARQQQQRDQQAQQQARQQQQRDQQVQQQARQQQQRDQQVQQQARQQQQRDQQVQQQARQQQQRDQQVQQQARQQQQRDQPRGDGNGNGNGNGRGGSGRD
- a CDS encoding peroxiredoxin, whose amino-acid sequence is MKRIAPWLLLCGLLAGPSAQAALDVGAPAPDFSTQASLGGKVYTFTLNEALKQGPVVLYFFPAAFTQGCTIEAHNFAEATDEYKSLGATVIGVSTDNIDTLNKFSVSECRGKFAVAADGDGKIMKAYDAVHDKRPEYAQRVSYVISPQGKILYEYTDMNPDSHVANTMRALRDWKARQ